The following coding sequences lie in one Girardinichthys multiradiatus isolate DD_20200921_A chromosome 13, DD_fGirMul_XY1, whole genome shotgun sequence genomic window:
- the phactr4a gene encoding phosphatase and actin regulator 4A isoform X2: protein MSVQSQYIYDEVDLQQSTPGAEEGNSGGGAPTAKRKGKFAKMGKFFKPFKFKKKKPSEKFTETSKELERKISVRKSRQELIARGVLKEIPENGSNNEINSKDPPVKNGHPIPIDADWVSEGGSRVSRDSDIKANPIRHPQGEERRSRVSSDASRSNRAPLDVDSYAKLPLDVDRRIRIPSDNDKRGYFPPQDDKYRRDKKRDGQDNREDRGRMDREGMERRDWRDEKEREGGVDRREEKRERKDEKTDRQIRDQRDRDERERRDRDRDEKRDRDEKRDRDEKRDRDRDEKRDRDRDEKRDRNRDEKRDRDREERRDRDERERKDRNKNEKEKRDHEERERRDREERERKDRERNERERREIDDKERKDDKEQWLERERKENRDDRKEDRVREERERRYAQLERDDGRNKRDDRTKKHEDERERMPRILPDVSRSVSDMDLRPLQRSSSDEDKSASSPVDADRRTTLPRYKPHVEFRDRSESVGVRFTPDHYPEQDSQQPKPIPRRALVPPKFLIGLSESNSPTLSFSSSSSSSSSSGSTVEAVIAKPPRTVSLVADAAPQLPLAGAASADSDTPPTVPPHAQQPPVPPHSQRPPVPPHAQQPPVPPHTQQPPAVSHAKQPPVPPPKPTNRNSNPAALASSLNRASHVRQPCYWNGFRRQSELGLYLSLPVYLRHRACQTCSAELSQPGSSPIIVPAPAKRSPPTPLKRVTPVTKLHPVDPSEPSSINSPAPALVPPAAPKGGSNEDRMYAAAPQTSTEPVLPLSPHIPPSPPRVRLHPPPIFSSAGAVPAIQTDPPSPTTEPPSQLPPVPLHILIQRALASPGPAQPNPKGSQRAHSLLFELPPELPEEQEGNIRHSLPVFIEPLRLPEDDDFDMEEELQKLKAQRKPRQPEMEPRSRRALIGEPRVTIIPERGGHGDSEEDSDSDGPIQYRDDEEEEDEEEEEGPPSGLVSRVKRKDTVALKLEKQEKQDREQREAQGNREGMSWGNRDQWEALRNKIGTTLTRRLSQRPTVEELEQRNILQAKNEMDRRLERSEIKRRLTRKLSQRPTVAELQARKILRFHEYVESTHAEDYDRRGDKPWTKLTAADKAAIRKELNEFKSTEMEVHEDSRIFTRYHRP from the exons ATGTCTGTGCAGTCTCAATATATTT ATGATGAGGTTGACTTGCAGCAGAGCACACCAGGAGCTGAAGAAGGAAATTCTGGAGGTGGAGCACCCACAGCAAAGCGGAAAGGCAAATTTGCAAAAATGGGGAAGTTCTTCAagccttttaaatttaagaagaagaagccaAGTGAGAAGTTCACTGAAACATCTAAAG AATTGGAAAGAAAGATTTCTGTGAGAAAATCCCGCCAAGAGTTGATTGCTAGAGGAGTTTTAAAGGAGATCCCAGAAAATG GGAGTAATAATGAAATCAACTCCAAAGATCCACCAGTGAAAAATGGGCACCCCATACCAATAGATGCAGACTGGGTGTCAGAAGGAGGAAGTAGAGTGTCTAGAGACTCTGACATCAAGGCGAATCCCATTAGGCATCCTCAAGGAGAAGAACGTCGAAGCAGAGTGTCATCGGATGCTTCTAGAAGTAACAGGGCGCCTCTGGATGTGGACAGTTATGCAAAGTTGCCTTTGGATGTAGACAGACGAATCCGCATTCCCTCAGATAATGATAAGAGAGGATATTTCCCTCCACAAGATGATAAATACCGTAGAGACAAGAAGAGGGATGGCCAAGATAACAGAGAGGACAGAGGAAGGATGGACAGGGAAGGAATGGAAAGAAGGGACTGGCGAGACGAAAAAGAAAGGGAAGGGGGAGTTGACCGTAGAgaggagaaaagagaaagaaaagatgaaaaaacagacagacaaattcGAGATCAGAGAGATCGGGATGAGAGGGAGAGGAGAGATCGGGACCGGGACGAGAAGAGAGATCGGGACGAAAAGAGAGATCGGGACGAGAAGAGAGATCGGGACCGGGACGAAAAGAGAGATCGGGACCGGGACGAAAAGAGAGATCGGAACCGGGACGAGAAGAGAGATCGGGATCGGGAAGAGAGGAGGGATCGGGACGAGAGGGAGAGGAAGGATCGGAATAAGAATGAGAAGGAAAAGAGAGATCATGAAGAGAGAGAACGGAGGGACAGAGAAGAGAGGGAACGAAAGGATAGGGAACGGAATGAAAGGGAAAGGAGAGAGATTGATGACAAGGAGAGAAAAGATGACAAAGAGCAATGGCTTGAGCGTGAAAGAAAAGAGAATAGAGATGATAGAAAAGAGGACAGAGTAAGAGAAGAAAGGGAGAGGAGATATGCTCAACTGGAGAGAGATGATGGCCGTAACAAACGGGACGACCGGACAAAGAAACATGAAGATGAACGtgagagaatgccaagaatcTTGCCTGATGTCTCACGTTCAGTCTCTGACATGGACTTGCGTCCTCTGCAGAGGAGCTCCTCAGATGAAGACAAGAGTGCTTCCTCACCAGTAGACGCTGACCGAAGAACTACACTACCCAGATACAAACCACACGTAGAATTCCGAGATCGCTCAG AGTCTGTCGGTGTCCGATTTACCCCTGACCACTATCCGGAGCAAGATTCCCAACAGCCAAAACCCATACCCAGGCGAGCTTTGGTTCCCCCTAAATTCCTCATTGGTCTTTCTGAGTCCAACAGTCCGACACTTTccttctcctcttcttcctcgtcttcttcctcctccggTTCCACTGTTGAAGCCGTTATTGCCAAGCCGCCAAGAACAGTGTCCCTCGTAGCAGACGCCGCACCTCAACTGCCTCTTGCTGGTGCTGCCTCAGCTGACTCTGACACGCCTCCCACTGTCCCTCCCCATGCCCAGCAGCCTCCCGTCCCTCCCCATTCACAGAGGCCTCCCGTCCCTCCCCACGCCCAACAGCCCCCCGTCCCTCCCCATACGCAGCAGCCTCCTGCCGTTTCCCACGCCAAGCAGCCTCCTGTACCTCCACCTAAACCCACCAACCGCAACAGCAATCCTGCAGCCCTTG CTTCCTCCCTGAACAGGGCCTCTCATGTCAGGCAGCCGTGTTACTGGAACGGCTTCAGACGGCAGAGCGAGCTTGGCCTCTACCTCTCTCTGCCTGTGTACCTGCGCCACAGGGCTTGCCAGACCTGCTCAG CTGAGCTTTCTCAGCCTGGCAGCAGCCCGATTATAGTCCCGGCTCCAGCTAAGCGCTCTCCTCCAACCCCACTGAAAAGGGTGACACCTGTCACCAAGCTCCATCCTGTAGATCCCTCAGAGCCATCTTCCATTAACTCTCCCGCACCTGCTCTGGTGCCCCCTGCTGCTCCTAAAGGAGGAAGCAATGAGGACAGGATGTATGCAGCAGCCCCGCAGACTTCCACGGAGCCTGTCCTCCCGCTTTCCCCCCACATACCTCCGTCTCCTCCCAGGGTTAGGTTGCACCCTCCACCCATTTTCTCCTCCGCTGGTGCTGTGCCAGCCATACAGACTGATCCCCCCAGCCCAACGACGGAGCCTCCCAGCCAGCTTCCCCCTGTACCACTACACATCCTTATTCAGAGGGCCCTGGCAAGCCCTGGTCCAGCTCAGCCCAACCCTAAGGGCTCCCAGAGGGCCCACTCGCTGCTCTTTGAACTACCACCAGAATTACCCGAAGAGCAGGAGGGCAACATACGTCACTCTCTTCCGGTCTTCATTGAACCTCTCAGGCT GCCGGAGGATGATGACTTCGACATGGAAGAAGAGCTGCAGAAGCTTAAGGCTCAGCGGAAGCCCCGGCAGCCGGAGATGGAGCCCCGCAGCAGGAGGGCCTTGATTGGAGAGCCCAGGGTGACCATCATACCCGAAAGAGGGGGCCACGGGGACAGCGAGGAGGATTCTGACTCTGATGGCCCCATCCAGTACAGAGAtgacgaggaggaggaggatgaagaggaagaggaaggccCCCCAA GTGGGCTGGTGAGCCGTGTCAAGAGAAAGGACACAGTGGCTCTGAAGCTGGAGAAACAAGAGAAGCAGGATCGAGAACAAAGGGAAGCTCAGGGAAACCGCGAAGGGATGAGCTGGGGCAACAGAGACCAGTGGGAGGCTTTGAGGAACAAGATCGGTACCACGCTCACACG GCGGCTGAGTCAGAGACCAAcagtggaggagctggagcagagAAACATTCTTCAAG CCAAGAACGAAATGGATCGACGGCTGGAGCGATCCGAGATCAAGCGGAGGCTCACGAGAAAG CTGTCTCAGAGACCCACAGTGGCTGAGCTGCAGGCCAGGAAGATCCTGCGCTTCCATGAGTATGTCGAGTCTACCCACGCTGAAGACTATGACCGGCGAGGAGACAAACCGTGGACCAAGCTCACTGCTGCTGACAAG gCTGCCATCCGCAAAGAGCTCAACGAATTCAAGAGCACAGAGATGGAGGTTCACGAAGACAGCAGGATCTTCACCCG ATACCACCGACCCTAG